A region of the Littorina saxatilis isolate snail1 linkage group LG12, US_GU_Lsax_2.0, whole genome shotgun sequence genome:
CTCACCAttcatgaaaaaaaatgtatgggtcTGTTTAAACAAATACTGTGTAGAACTAAAAGCAGAGAAGACTATATATATCGGCAACAGATTCATCTTATTACACAAAATCTATCTGAACATTAAATTTGGAACAAACAGAACTGTTCAGGTTGCTCAGTTGCATCATCAAATTctaaagcaaaacacaaaaatactgtactgagcaacaacaatgacaacaacaaaaactcacCTGCATTTGTGAAAGTTATCCACAGTGATGTCAAATTTTCagtatgttttttgtgtgttatgtttgtaacattatcatcattattatcactTATTTAAATTACCAATTATGAAGAAAAAATGTCTGTGCATGTTCATCCTAATAATATACTTCAAAAACACATTGGGCAAAGTTTTACCAAAATTGGATCTTGAATAAAAAGTATGGACCAGTatggagagaaagacagagtgagagagaactcagaatggtttattgtAGGAAAGGCCACAGACCCATAATTATACAAACCAAGGGGGACAGGGAATTGAAGtgttgaggggggtggggggggggtataaaataaaaaaaaagtgaaaagagagaattgaattgaattaaattgaattgaactttattttacgatggtaacagaataagcaatgtaaacatgctttttttcatccggccctcacCCATTTagaagttagttagttagttgttgctttttgggtccagcggaccatatctaggccaaatcaggacccccatTAAGaagttaagagagagagagaaagagagagagagagagagagagagagagagagggaggcttttttttaaaattgtgcttggggaaaaaaatgTTGCAAGAAGAAGGCATACTCTCTCACCAATCAATATGACATCATTTTCATGTTCCACAGTCGATATGACATTCTGCACAAGTTGATGAAATACTACTTCTAGTATGATAGACTTCTGACTgccttaaccttcgccggtagtcgtgggtccgtgtggacccagaagggtgtttaattgcaaatatctcttaaactagttggaaTTTTTGTAATGAGgcatgagcttttaagaatgccccaggcacctaaaaagctcttatgtcctaaaagatcattaaatttcagcgagaaataattaaacaaacaaaggtcaaattaaGACTGCaaacggaagacatcgtggggccgtacggacccatgcttctcaaagaaggaaaaatatgcataccgTTCCATTGACgccgtggggccgtgcggacccacgacgtctacagaagggtatgcacgttttccttctttgagaagcatgggtctacacagccccacgatgtcttccgtgtgtagtccaTAACCCGGCCTGGCGAAGGTTAAATGGCATAGATAGTTTGACTAAAAAGGCACGGGGATAATTAATGCTTTAGTTGGGGCGCATTTTGTCGCGATAATATTTTGCTAAATTAATTTACACAAAGGAATTATTGTGCACAGATTAAAGGGGAAACGGTCTTCTCAAGTTAAAAATCATGTTAAAATTAGGCATATTTCCTCCCTCCTCCTCACCCGGTTCATCAAAAATCATCTGACCCAGAATCTGCTAACCATCAGGGCTTGGACCCCCACCAGCAGACTGACCACCCCCGCCCATCTCATCCACTTCTGACAAAACCCCTTCCTGCCCCTGAATCACCTGAACAGGGATTTGCTGACCAACAGGGCCTCCTATCTCATCCAGTCCTGGCCAGACCCCTCCATGTCCCAGCATCTGCTGGTCTATCTGGCCCTGACCTGAATCAATCATCTGAGAGGCTCCTCTCACCTCAAGCACTCCCTGACCTTGCCAAGACTCTTGAAACTGGGCTGAACCATTCAGCTGATCAGCTGCTACATACTCATTTTGTATGAGAAAATCTGATCCTGGTCCCAGCTCATTGAACGCCAATGTATCCATAAAACTGGAATCCTTCATTCCATGCTCAGTCTGGTTTGGCTGCAGGTGACTATTGTAAGGGCCAGTGTGACCAAAGAGAGGCCCTGCAACAGTTCCAATCTGCCCAAGCTGAACGGAAGCCATGGTCTTGCCAATGAAACTGAACTGAACCTGCTCATGTGGTTGAGCATTGGCAAAGTGAGCCATACCACCGTTCTCCAAAACAGAATCGTCAGAAAAGCTATTCTGAACCACAGGCCTGCTCTCATCAGAAACCCACACCCCCTGGCTGACAATGCCAGGTCCTCTAACAGCCCCAGGCTGTTGTGGCCGAAACAAAGGCTGATCAGCAGTTACTGTGGCAGAGACAAAAACAGTCGAAGCTGCTGGTTCCTGctcaaacctgtggcagttcaGCACCCCTCCTGGTCTtgcctccccccctcccttcttCGGGCTTGCACCAGAGTCAGGGGCAGCCAGGGGCTTGGGGGTCTCAGTTTGGGGGTGGAGGTTAAAAGCCATCATGTCGACGGAATCTTCATTATCCAACTCTAAATATAATGCCCAGCAGATACTATGTTTTTGATCCCCGTTCAACCCCACATCAGCCATAGCTTGCCCCTCCTCACAGCCTGCAGCAGGATTCGCAAGACTGTTAAAGATAACATCTTCCAGGTCCTGTAGTTCCCCAGGTGGACGACACTCCATCTGCTGCATTTCTTCTTGCAACTCAGGAATAAGCTCAATTTCCACCAAGGATTTATCGGGGACACCTAGGACTTCCGTTTTACTATCTGTGATCTCGATTTGGTCACAACAATCATCAGGGATATCCAAAAGCTCAAAAACTTTAGAACTAGATTGTTTGCTTGAAAATGATATGCTGGTGGCAATTTCTGAGTGTGAACTTTGAGCGTGCCCAGCATACCCCTCTCTTCCACCACATTCAGCAACAATCCCACCCCCCTCCTTCACCCTCGTGCCCCCAGGAGCAATAGCATGCTGCCCTCCATCAACATAACTCTGTTTCTCATAGTCATACTCTCCAGCACTCTGTGAAGAATCCAAGGCCTGGGCAGGAGCTGACAGATCCGGTATCAGACATTTTGCTACTGTGATTTTCTGTACCATGTCCACATCAGGGTAATCTTCACCACGAATGTCGTCTGTGGTTATTCTTTTAAAATCCGCAGTTGTGATTCTGTGGTGTTTACGTTTGCGGCCTTGACCTTGGAATAAAGGTGCGACAGGTGAACAACTTGATACTGCAGCTACCTCTGTAAAATGACATAACAGGATCCAGAATGAATTGCTTGGAGATTACAGAACTTGTCTCTCtgtccagacacacacacacacacacacacacacacacacacacacacacacacacacacacacacacatgtatatacaCACAGTAGGTGCCCACATACTCAGGCATGGCAGACAGAAAAGAAGCAAGaggagacaaacaaacagacaaaggcggagaaagagacagaacaaTGAAGAAGCAGTTAGACAAACATTTATAGAGAAAAGGAAGTACATGGATGTCCTTACCACAGCATTCCACACCACTAGGCACACTCTGGCCTGAATTTGCACAAGTCACTTCCGACTGCCTAGTAGCAACGTCACTGAAGGCACACAGCGGTGTCATATCTTGCACTCCTCTTGTTTTCCTGCGTACACAGAAGAATTGTAGTGACCTTGGTCATGGATAATATGCGcgcatgtgggtgtgtgtttttggtAAAATTATAAAATCATTGAAAAAAATGTACTTACAATGAAAAAAGCTAAAGTAACAAATATTGGATGGCACAAATCAGTTGACAAAGATCATTCTACTGCACACCTTTCTAAGACCCAAACAAACTCCAGCATGGACCAGCTAggaaaggcacactccttctcgtgtaaacggtTTGGCtcaatcaccatctctgacaTGATCAAGCTGTAagatgggataagaccatccctccacttagacacataacacaaatcaacaccctgaccaTTTGCTGTGGGGAGTTGAattttttaattaattaattttgcaaAAAGCCACATTACAAAATGAATACATAGAGAAATGACCACTGTGTACAGAGGGCACTCaggctgttgagttttggtatgtgaccaatttggaagtggtcttatcccatgtacaagcctggccagatctgtgaCAATGAGACAAACTTTTACATGGGAAGAAGTTTGCCTTTTGAAATTCAAGCATGCACAATAAATTGTTCTGTCAAAAGGGCTAGTTCGGTACAAGAAATACTGCTTTCTCCTCTCTGCTATTAAATGTTGCAGTTCCCAGCCCTAAACTGTCAACCTGAGAATCGGAATGGGGTGAACCAGATCAGTTTGTTTGGAACTAATCTGAAaactgttgttgtcatgttaa
Encoded here:
- the LOC138982303 gene encoding uncharacterized protein; the protein is MYLAGMMKRHSQNSKNKKDASISSACKLQRLSSGRPGQPALVITKETLLTMRNQGLTRTKMAEALGISNSTIKRRLKDFNISLRKTNSKEGMNGSGSDTGMSLFGEVQGVLKIGKTRGVQDMTPLCAFSDVATRQSEVTCANSGQSVPSGVECCEVAAVSSCSPVAPLFQGQGRKRKHHRITTADFKRITTDDIRGEDYPDVDMVQKITVAKCLIPDLSAPAQALDSSQSAGEYDYEKQSYVDGGQHAIAPGGTRVKEGGGIVAECGGREGYAGHAQSSHSEIATSISFSSKQSSSKVFELLDIPDDCCDQIEITDSKTEVLGVPDKSLVEIELIPELQEEMQQMECRPPGELQDLEDVIFNSLANPAAGCEEGQAMADVGLNGDQKHSICWALYLELDNEDSVDMMAFNLHPQTETPKPLAAPDSGASPKKGGGEARPGGVLNCHRFEQEPAASTVFVSATVTADQPLFRPQQPGAVRGPGIVSQGVWVSDESRPVVQNSFSDDSVLENGGMAHFANAQPHEQVQFSFIGKTMASVQLGQIGTVAGPLFGHTGPYNSHLQPNQTEHGMKDSSFMDTLAFNELGPGSDFLIQNEYVAADQLNGSAQFQESWQGQGVLEVRGASQMIDSGQGQIDQQMLGHGGVWPGLDEIGGPVGQQIPVQVIQGQEGVLSEVDEMGGGGQSAGGGPSPDG